From one Nitrosococcus halophilus Nc 4 genomic stretch:
- the fhcD gene encoding formylmethanofuran--tetrahydromethanopterin N-formyltransferase, with translation MIINGVKIDPSFAEAFPMKATRVIITAQNLKWAHHSAQAMTGFATSVIACGCEAGIERELDPSETPDGRPGVAVLVFAMGGKGLAKQLETRAGQCVLTSPTSALFAGIHEGEALPLGKNLRFFGDGFQISKLINGRRYWRVPVMDGEFLTEETVGMIPAIGGGNFLVLAQSQPQALAACEAAIAAMEKIPNVIMPFPGGVVRSGSKVGSKYKGLNASTNEAFCPTLKGQTRTELSAEIESVMEIVIDGLSEEDIQKAMRAGISAACSLGAQNGISRISAGNYGGKLGPFHFHLQEIMA, from the coding sequence ATGATCATCAACGGCGTCAAGATTGACCCCTCTTTTGCTGAAGCTTTCCCCATGAAAGCCACCCGGGTCATTATTACCGCTCAAAATCTCAAGTGGGCCCATCATTCGGCTCAAGCCATGACCGGGTTTGCGACTTCGGTGATCGCCTGCGGTTGTGAAGCAGGCATTGAACGGGAATTAGACCCTTCTGAAACGCCGGACGGACGACCGGGGGTTGCCGTTTTGGTATTTGCTATGGGGGGCAAAGGATTAGCCAAGCAGCTTGAAACCCGGGCCGGTCAATGCGTGCTCACTTCACCCACTTCCGCCTTATTTGCCGGAATCCATGAGGGTGAAGCCCTTCCCCTGGGAAAAAATCTCCGCTTTTTTGGTGACGGCTTTCAAATATCAAAATTAATTAATGGCCGCCGCTATTGGCGAGTTCCTGTCATGGACGGTGAATTTCTCACTGAAGAAACTGTGGGCATGATCCCCGCCATAGGAGGTGGCAACTTTCTCGTTCTTGCCCAATCCCAACCCCAAGCCCTCGCTGCCTGCGAGGCAGCTATTGCAGCCATGGAAAAAATTCCCAATGTGATTATGCCCTTTCCCGGTGGTGTCGTTCGCTCAGGCTCAAAAGTAGGTTCTAAGTACAAGGGGCTGAATGCCTCCACCAACGAAGCTTTTTGCCCCACCCTTAAAGGACAGACCCGAACCGAGCTTTCGGCCGAAATTGAATCCGTGATGGAAATCGTCATTGATGGTCTTTCTGAAGAAGACATCCAAAAAGCCATGCGCGCTGGAATCTCCGCCGCCTGTAGTCTCGGAGCCCAAAATGGGATCTCTCGCATCAGCGCAGGTAACTACGGCGGTAAACTCGGCCCCTTTCATTTTCACCTCCAAGAAATCATGGCATGA